A window from Azoarcus sp. DD4 encodes these proteins:
- a CDS encoding dihydrofolate reductase family protein: MSRVRVESFAVSIDGFGAGPDQSLANPLGVGGMALHEWALPTRTFQRKVFGQEGGSTGIDDDFAARGFDNLGAWILGRNMFGPIRGPWPDFDWKGWWGDEPPYHVPVFVLTHHPRPPLQMKGGTVFHFVSDIHDALDQARAAAGGQDVRIGGGPGTIRQYLRAGLIDELHIALAPVLLGRGEPLFAGLDLPALGYQCVSFTPSEKAGHLLIRRAGH, encoded by the coding sequence ATGTCCCGCGTAAGAGTTGAGAGCTTCGCCGTTTCCATCGACGGCTTTGGTGCCGGTCCGGACCAGAGCCTGGCCAATCCGCTCGGCGTCGGCGGCATGGCGCTGCATGAATGGGCGCTGCCGACGCGCACCTTCCAGCGCAAGGTATTCGGCCAGGAAGGCGGCAGCACCGGCATCGACGACGACTTCGCCGCGCGCGGTTTCGACAATCTCGGCGCCTGGATACTGGGGCGCAACATGTTCGGCCCGATTCGCGGGCCGTGGCCGGACTTCGACTGGAAGGGCTGGTGGGGCGACGAGCCGCCCTACCATGTGCCGGTCTTCGTGCTGACCCACCACCCGCGCCCGCCGCTGCAGATGAAGGGCGGCACGGTATTCCACTTCGTCAGCGACATCCACGACGCGCTCGACCAGGCCCGCGCCGCCGCCGGCGGGCAAGACGTGCGCATCGGCGGCGGCCCCGGCACCATCCGCCAGTACCTGCGCGCAGGCCTGATCGACGAGCTGCACATTGCCCTCGCCCCGGTCCTGCTCGGACGCGGCGAGCCGCTATTCGCCGGGTTGGATCTGCCGGCACTCGGCTACCAGTGCGTGTCCTTCACCCCCTCTGAGAAGGCCGGCCACCTGCTGATCCGCCGCGCCGGACACTGA
- a CDS encoding NADPH-dependent FMN reductase → MNDTQQIKVLGISGSLRRASFNTAALREAVRLAPAGMQIDIADIADIPLYNEDVYAQGFPPAVERLRQQIRAADALLIVTPEYNYSMPGVLKNAIDWVSRPPDQPFAGKPAAVMGASPGRLGTARAQYHLRQSMVFLDLLLLNKPEVMIGNAGQLFDDTGALTDEATRGHIRRLLEALRDWTLRLR, encoded by the coding sequence ATGAACGATACGCAGCAGATCAAGGTACTCGGCATTTCCGGCAGCCTGCGCCGCGCTTCCTTCAACACCGCAGCCCTGCGTGAGGCAGTGCGGCTGGCGCCCGCCGGCATGCAGATCGATATCGCCGATATCGCCGACATCCCGCTGTACAACGAGGACGTCTATGCCCAGGGCTTTCCGCCCGCGGTCGAGCGCCTGCGCCAGCAGATCCGCGCCGCCGACGCGCTGCTGATCGTGACGCCGGAGTACAACTACTCGATGCCCGGCGTGCTCAAGAACGCGATCGACTGGGTGTCGCGGCCGCCCGACCAGCCCTTTGCCGGCAAACCGGCGGCGGTGATGGGGGCCAGCCCCGGGCGGCTGGGGACGGCGCGGGCCCAGTACCATCTGCGCCAGTCCATGGTCTTCCTCGACCTGCTCCTGCTCAACAAGCCGGAAGTGATGATAGGCAACGCCGGCCAGCTCTTCGACGACACCGGTGCGCTCACCGACGAAGCCACCCGCGGCCACATCCGCCGCCTGCTCGAAGCGCTGCGCGACTGGACGCTCCGCCTGCGCTGA
- the ycaC gene encoding isochorismate family cysteine hydrolase YcaC, with protein sequence MAQPYVRLDKNNAAVLMVDHQAGLLSLVRDIEPDRFKNNVLALADLAKYFGLPTILTTSFEDGPNGPLVPELKETFPEAPYIARPGQINAWDNADFVQAVKATGKKQLIIAGVVTEVCVAFPALSALEEGYEVFVVTDASGTFNELTRDSAWDRMSAAGAQLMTWFGVACELHRDWRNDIEGLGTLFSNHIPDYRNLITSYTTLKGGK encoded by the coding sequence ATGGCACAACCCTACGTCCGTCTCGACAAGAACAACGCCGCCGTGCTGATGGTCGATCACCAGGCCGGCCTGCTGTCCCTGGTGCGCGACATCGAACCCGACCGCTTCAAGAACAACGTGCTGGCGCTGGCCGACCTCGCCAAGTATTTCGGCCTGCCGACCATCCTCACCACCAGCTTCGAGGACGGCCCCAACGGCCCGCTGGTGCCGGAGCTGAAGGAGACCTTCCCCGAGGCGCCCTACATCGCGCGTCCCGGCCAGATCAACGCCTGGGACAACGCCGACTTCGTACAGGCGGTGAAGGCCACCGGCAAGAAGCAGCTGATCATCGCCGGCGTGGTGACCGAAGTGTGCGTGGCCTTCCCGGCGCTGTCCGCGCTGGAGGAGGGCTACGAGGTCTTCGTGGTGACGGATGCCTCCGGCACCTTCAACGAACTCACCCGCGATTCCGCCTGGGACCGCATGTCCGCCGCCGGCGCACAGCTGATGACATGGTTCGGCGTCGCCTGCGAACTGCATCGCGACTGGCGCAACGACATCGAGGGCCTGGGCACGCTGTTCTCCAACCACATCCCGGACTACCGCAACCTCATCACCAGCTACACCACGCTGAAGGGCGGCAAGTAA
- a CDS encoding pirin family protein — MKRILGVYAAPRSHWVGDGFPVRSLFDYRSHGRQLSPFLLLDHAGPAVFEPTAAQRGVGAHPHRGFETVTLVYRGEVAHRDSTGQGGLIGPGDVQWMTAGAGILHEEFHGRGFARTGGELEMVQLWVNLPARDKMTAPGYQAITAAQIPVVELANGAGSARIVAGELDGRRGPAHTFTPLAVWDLRLNAGGYVELPLPEGWTGAVVVLRGTLQVNGKAIVRDGQLAVLDRKGNGVALEANNDALVLLLAGDPIAEPIVGHGPFVMNDADEINQAIDDYTAGRFGRLDPQPAPAAEPAA; from the coding sequence ATGAAGCGCATCCTCGGTGTCTACGCTGCCCCGCGATCCCATTGGGTGGGCGACGGCTTTCCGGTGCGTAGCCTGTTCGACTACCGCAGCCATGGCCGCCAGCTCAGCCCCTTCCTGCTGCTCGACCATGCCGGCCCGGCCGTCTTCGAACCGACCGCCGCGCAGCGCGGTGTCGGTGCGCATCCGCACCGTGGTTTCGAGACCGTGACGCTGGTTTATCGCGGCGAGGTCGCACATCGCGATTCCACCGGCCAGGGCGGCCTGATCGGCCCCGGCGACGTGCAGTGGATGACCGCCGGTGCCGGCATCCTGCACGAGGAATTCCACGGCCGCGGCTTTGCCCGCACGGGCGGCGAGCTGGAAATGGTGCAGCTGTGGGTGAACCTGCCGGCCCGCGACAAGATGACCGCGCCCGGCTACCAGGCGATCACCGCGGCGCAGATTCCGGTGGTGGAGCTGGCCAACGGCGCCGGCAGCGCCCGCATCGTCGCCGGCGAGCTGGACGGCCGGCGCGGCCCGGCGCACACCTTCACCCCGCTGGCGGTATGGGACCTGCGCCTGAACGCAGGCGGCTACGTCGAGCTGCCGTTGCCGGAAGGCTGGACCGGCGCCGTGGTGGTGTTGCGCGGCACGTTGCAGGTGAACGGCAAGGCGATCGTGCGCGACGGTCAGCTGGCGGTGCTGGACCGCAAGGGCAACGGCGTGGCGCTGGAGGCCAACAACGACGCGCTGGTGCTGCTGCTTGCCGGCGATCCGATAGCCGAACCCATCGTCGGCCACGGCCCCTTCGTGATGAACGACGCCGACGAAATCAACCAGGCGATCGACGACTACACCGCGGGCCGCTTCGGCCGGCTCGACCCCCAACCCGCGCCGGCAGCCGAACCGGCGGCATGA
- a CDS encoding alpha/beta fold hydrolase, with the protein MNYRFASLTPDDEPAIVFHLLSLDAEDRALRFGSHTADATLLAYAQGLNYNRDVVEGAWDSGRLVGFAHLAVHPEGGYPVGELGLSIMAGYRNRRIGSHLIQRALQRARRFRLTKMYVHYMRRNLAMTRLVRRFDPVIAYDGDEAQACVQVLPREQSIYTEIHRGGHDGRLEVFKRLPRHKPRGHVLLVHGAGGDGWQWRGVMADLAEAGYAAHALSLSGHGRSAAAAPSYRQYAGDVRSVLDGLPEDTRLVGHSMGGYLVQRELARADRPAAVLLAPVPPDVPRDQELASLLAGLAGKRTREVVTSVLDTAESVAVERISTPVSLISGDRDRVMPVPWMRATARRYRAPWTRLAAGHNLPVVAGVSAPVLAGLRL; encoded by the coding sequence ATGAACTATCGCTTTGCTTCGCTCACGCCGGACGACGAACCGGCCATCGTCTTTCACCTGCTCTCGCTCGACGCCGAAGACCGCGCGCTGCGCTTCGGCAGCCACACCGCCGACGCCACGCTGCTGGCCTACGCGCAGGGGCTGAACTACAACCGCGACGTGGTGGAAGGCGCCTGGGACAGCGGCCGGCTGGTGGGTTTCGCTCACCTCGCCGTGCATCCGGAAGGCGGCTACCCGGTCGGCGAACTGGGCCTGTCCATCATGGCGGGTTACCGCAACCGGCGCATCGGCAGCCATCTGATCCAGCGCGCGCTGCAGCGCGCTCGGCGCTTCCGGCTGACGAAGATGTACGTGCATTACATGCGCCGCAACCTGGCGATGACGCGGCTGGTCCGGCGCTTCGACCCGGTCATCGCCTACGACGGCGACGAAGCCCAGGCCTGTGTGCAGGTGCTGCCGCGCGAACAGAGCATCTATACCGAAATCCACCGCGGCGGTCACGACGGCCGGCTGGAGGTGTTCAAGCGCCTGCCGCGCCACAAGCCGCGCGGCCATGTGTTGCTGGTGCACGGCGCCGGCGGCGACGGCTGGCAGTGGCGCGGCGTGATGGCCGACCTGGCCGAAGCCGGCTATGCCGCCCACGCCCTGTCCCTGAGCGGCCACGGCCGCAGTGCCGCGGCGGCGCCGAGCTACCGGCAATACGCCGGCGACGTGCGCAGCGTGCTCGACGGGCTGCCTGAAGATACCCGGCTGGTCGGCCACTCGATGGGCGGTTACCTGGTGCAGCGCGAACTGGCGCGTGCCGATCGACCGGCCGCCGTGCTGCTGGCGCCGGTGCCGCCCGACGTGCCACGCGACCAGGAACTCGCCTCGCTGCTTGCCGGCCTGGCCGGCAAGCGCACCCGGGAAGTGGTGACGAGCGTGCTGGATACGGCCGAATCGGTGGCGGTCGAGCGCATCTCGACGCCGGTGAGCCTCATCAGCGGCGACCGCGACCGCGTGATGCCGGTGCCCTGGATGCGTGCCACCGCGCGTCGTTACCGGGCGCCGTGGACGCGGCTGGCGGCGGGCCACAACCTGCCCGTCGTCGCCGGCGTGAGCGCACCGGTACTCGCCGGCCTGCGCCTTTAG
- the fhuE gene encoding ferric-rhodotorulic acid/ferric-coprogen receptor FhuE yields the protein MPRSVPPTTKPPTQPLTPLALALTLICTPILATPALAQSTTPEAPRILQPVTVSADTTAAPDPATEGTGSYTTLVTRSATRLDLSIRDTPQSVSVITRERIDDQALQSITDVVANATGVSTRVYDSARSSFAARGFDITNLQIDGIPTTWSAGWSAGETQTDTAIYDRVEIVRGATGLMTGAGNPSAAINLVRKHADSKEFTGAVTLGAGSWDNYLGTVDLTTPLNASGSVRARVVGSLQDQDSYVDLAHNRKETLYGVVDVDLGERSRLSLGASRQDNDPDASQWGGLPAWYADGTRADWRRSSTTAARWASWASTHRTHFAKLEHQFDSGWKAELMLNHGENEGDLKLLYLYGVPDRSTGLGMGASPARYAVSRKQDDIGVHASGPFELFGRSHELAFGLMRSEQDFDATRRAALGVSAVGNFNLWDGSYAEPAWGAESLSEAFETVEEAAYAVARINVADPLRFIVGGRVSNWSKDGRTSTGSYAFDHKGVVTPYAGLIYDIDERHSAYASYTDIFNPQNYRDRNGDYLDPLTGKSYEAGVKGEYFGGRLNASLAVFRIEQDNLAQTDAGYLVPGTSNQAYYAAQGTTSEGYEIELAGELAPGWNLTAGWTQFEARDEDGDAVNTNHPRRMLKVFTTRRMSGEWEKLTVGGGFNWEGENYTAVTNPVTGAAEKLKQRPYALVNLMVRYQISKGVSAQLNINNLFDKKYFSQIGFYNQLAYGAPRNALVTLKYQF from the coding sequence ATGCCCCGTTCCGTCCCGCCCACCACCAAGCCCCCAACCCAGCCCCTGACCCCGCTGGCGCTCGCCCTCACCCTGATCTGCACCCCCATCCTCGCCACCCCCGCGCTCGCCCAATCCACCACCCCCGAAGCCCCCCGCATCCTGCAGCCCGTCACCGTCTCCGCCGACACCACCGCCGCCCCCGACCCCGCCACCGAGGGCACCGGCTCCTACACCACCCTCGTCACCCGCAGCGCGACCCGGCTGGATCTGTCCATCCGCGACACGCCGCAGTCGGTCAGCGTGATCACCCGCGAGCGCATCGACGATCAGGCGCTGCAGTCCATCACCGACGTGGTCGCCAACGCAACCGGCGTGTCCACCCGGGTGTACGACAGCGCGCGGTCCAGTTTCGCGGCGCGTGGCTTCGACATCACCAACCTGCAGATCGACGGCATCCCCACCACCTGGAGCGCTGGCTGGAGCGCGGGCGAAACCCAGACCGACACCGCCATCTACGATCGCGTCGAGATCGTGCGCGGCGCCACCGGCCTGATGACCGGCGCCGGCAACCCCTCTGCGGCGATCAACCTGGTGCGCAAGCATGCCGACAGCAAGGAGTTCACCGGTGCGGTGACCTTGGGCGCCGGTTCCTGGGACAACTACCTCGGCACCGTCGACCTCACCACGCCGCTCAATGCCAGCGGCAGCGTGCGCGCCCGCGTGGTCGGCAGCCTGCAGGATCAGGATTCCTACGTCGACCTCGCCCACAACCGCAAGGAAACGCTGTACGGCGTGGTCGATGTCGATCTCGGCGAGCGCAGCCGGCTGTCGCTCGGCGCCAGCCGCCAGGACAACGATCCGGACGCCTCGCAGTGGGGCGGCCTGCCGGCCTGGTACGCCGACGGTACGCGCGCCGACTGGCGCCGTTCGAGCACCACCGCCGCCAGGTGGGCGTCGTGGGCCTCGACCCACCGCACCCATTTCGCCAAGCTGGAGCATCAGTTCGACAGCGGCTGGAAGGCCGAGCTGATGCTCAACCACGGCGAGAACGAGGGCGATCTCAAGCTGCTCTATCTCTACGGCGTCCCCGACCGCAGCACCGGCCTGGGCATGGGGGCTTCGCCGGCGCGCTACGCGGTCAGCCGCAAGCAGGACGACATCGGCGTGCATGCGTCCGGCCCCTTCGAACTCTTCGGCCGCAGCCACGAACTCGCCTTCGGCCTGATGCGCAGCGAGCAGGATTTCGACGCGACGCGGCGGGCGGCGCTGGGCGTGAGCGCGGTCGGCAACTTCAACCTGTGGGACGGCAGCTACGCCGAGCCGGCCTGGGGGGCGGAGAGCCTGTCCGAAGCCTTCGAGACGGTGGAGGAGGCGGCCTACGCGGTCGCACGCATCAACGTCGCCGATCCGCTGCGCTTCATCGTCGGCGGCCGGGTGAGCAACTGGAGCAAGGACGGCAGGACCTCCACCGGTAGCTACGCGTTCGACCACAAGGGCGTGGTCACGCCTTACGCCGGGCTGATCTACGACATCGACGAACGGCATTCCGCCTACGCCAGCTACACCGACATCTTCAACCCGCAGAACTACCGCGACCGCAACGGCGACTACCTCGATCCGCTCACCGGCAAGAGCTACGAAGCCGGCGTCAAGGGCGAATACTTCGGCGGCAGGCTCAACGCCTCGCTGGCGGTGTTCCGTATCGAGCAGGACAACCTCGCCCAGACCGACGCCGGCTACCTGGTGCCCGGCACCAGCAACCAGGCCTACTACGCCGCCCAGGGCACCACCAGCGAGGGCTACGAGATCGAACTGGCCGGCGAACTGGCGCCGGGCTGGAACCTCACCGCCGGCTGGACCCAGTTCGAGGCCAGGGACGAGGACGGCGACGCGGTGAACACCAACCATCCGCGCCGGATGCTGAAGGTCTTCACCACCCGGCGCATGAGCGGCGAGTGGGAAAAGCTCACCGTCGGCGGCGGCTTCAACTGGGAAGGCGAGAACTACACCGCGGTCACCAATCCGGTGACCGGCGCGGCCGAAAAGCTCAAGCAGCGGCCGTACGCACTGGTGAACCTGATGGTGCGCTACCAGATCAGCAAGGGGGTCTCGGCCCAGCTCAACATCAACAACCTGTTCGACAAGAAGTATTTCAGCCAGATCGGCTTCTACAACCAGCTCGCCTACGGCGCGCCGCGCAATGCGCTGGTGACGCTGAAGTACCAGTTCTGA
- a CDS encoding PepSY domain-containing protein — MALDRKRWFLVHGWLSLPVWAVFCFVCLTGTIAVISHELTWLTNPAARADNPDDLPAQPLPALVEAVQKSVPGAEIRQVMVFEPYLVTAIGFAAPGKPPALAYVNPYTAEVQAINQGITFVGFMRSLHGWLLFPWHHSWSVGYYLVAAMSIVTLGAMITGIVIYRRFWRAWTRPQLRFDAGARVLLGDLHRLVGAWSLWFLLVIGATGLWYLVQAVLWHKELHVWDEPAMVAQQELPMTTGEVPAQIGLQQAIAAAQRAIPEMQPRWVSFPEHKRAHFSIAGSGDNFLYDAYAWRAFVNPWTGAVEEVRTPAAMNALQTVAHIADPLHYGTLGGIWTKAIWFVFGVLLSAMSITGFLIWSKRTFGQARKPARKRATAAEAESGGGLEGAQP, encoded by the coding sequence ATGGCCCTCGATCGCAAGCGCTGGTTCCTGGTGCACGGCTGGCTGTCGCTGCCGGTGTGGGCGGTGTTCTGCTTCGTCTGCCTGACCGGCACCATCGCTGTCATCAGCCACGAACTCACCTGGCTCACCAATCCGGCGGCGCGCGCCGACAACCCCGACGACCTGCCGGCGCAGCCGCTGCCGGCGCTGGTCGAGGCGGTACAGAAATCGGTGCCCGGCGCCGAGATCCGCCAGGTGATGGTGTTCGAGCCCTATCTCGTTACCGCCATCGGTTTCGCCGCACCTGGCAAGCCGCCGGCCCTGGCCTATGTGAACCCGTATACCGCCGAGGTGCAGGCGATCAACCAGGGCATCACCTTCGTCGGCTTCATGCGCTCGCTGCACGGCTGGCTGCTGTTTCCGTGGCATCACAGCTGGAGCGTCGGCTACTACCTGGTGGCAGCGATGTCCATCGTCACGCTGGGCGCGATGATCACTGGCATCGTCATCTACCGGCGCTTCTGGCGCGCGTGGACGCGGCCGCAGCTGCGCTTCGATGCCGGCGCGCGGGTGCTGCTGGGCGACCTCCATCGCCTCGTCGGCGCCTGGTCGCTGTGGTTCCTGCTGGTGATCGGCGCGACCGGGCTGTGGTACCTGGTGCAGGCAGTGCTGTGGCACAAGGAGCTGCACGTGTGGGACGAGCCGGCGATGGTCGCGCAGCAGGAGTTGCCGATGACGACAGGCGAGGTGCCGGCGCAGATCGGCCTGCAGCAGGCCATCGCCGCGGCACAGCGCGCGATACCGGAAATGCAGCCGCGCTGGGTGTCCTTCCCCGAGCACAAGCGCGCGCACTTCAGCATTGCCGGCAGCGGCGACAACTTCCTCTACGACGCCTACGCGTGGCGCGCCTTCGTCAATCCGTGGACCGGCGCGGTCGAGGAGGTCCGTACGCCGGCCGCCATGAACGCGCTGCAGACCGTCGCCCACATCGCCGATCCGCTGCACTACGGCACCCTGGGCGGGATCTGGACCAAGGCGATCTGGTTCGTGTTCGGCGTGCTGCTCAGCGCGATGTCCATCACCGGCTTCCTGATCTGGAGCAAGCGTACCTTCGGCCAGGCGCGCAAGCCCGCCCGCAAGCGCGCGACCGCCGCGGAAGCGGAATCCGGCGGTGGCCTGGAAGGAGCTCAGCCATGA
- a CDS encoding LysR family transcriptional regulator: protein MEDLNDLYYYVRVVDNGGFAAAGRALGLPKSKLSRRIALLEERLGVRLIQRSTRHFSVTEIGQTYYEHCRAMLVEAEAAQEAIERTRAEPRGVVRMSCPIAILHAHVGRMLAEFLAAHPQVELHLEATNRRVSPLNEGFDLALRVRPPPLADSELVLRVLSDRSQCLVASPALIAALGAPAAPADLDRYPSLALGPPQEDHLWTLYGPDAAQATLHHQPRLITSDMVALRRAALAGVGVVQLPTLMVCDELAAGSLVRLLPGWAPRREIIHVVYPSRRGLLPAVRALIDHLAAAFRALDED, encoded by the coding sequence ATGGAGGATCTGAACGACCTCTACTACTACGTCCGGGTGGTCGACAACGGCGGCTTCGCGGCCGCCGGGCGCGCGCTCGGGCTACCTAAATCCAAGCTTAGTCGGCGTATCGCGCTGCTGGAGGAACGCCTCGGCGTGCGCCTGATCCAGCGCTCCACCCGCCACTTCTCGGTGACCGAAATCGGCCAGACCTATTACGAGCATTGCCGCGCGATGCTGGTGGAGGCCGAAGCGGCGCAGGAGGCGATCGAGCGCACCCGCGCCGAGCCGCGCGGGGTGGTGCGGATGAGCTGCCCGATCGCGATCCTGCACGCCCACGTCGGCCGCATGCTGGCGGAGTTCCTGGCCGCGCATCCGCAGGTGGAGCTGCACCTGGAAGCGACCAACCGGCGGGTGTCGCCGCTCAACGAGGGTTTCGATCTGGCGCTGCGGGTGCGGCCGCCACCGCTTGCCGACAGCGAGCTGGTGCTGCGCGTGCTGTCCGACCGCAGCCAGTGCCTGGTGGCCAGCCCCGCGCTGATCGCCGCACTCGGCGCCCCCGCCGCGCCGGCCGACCTCGACCGCTACCCCAGCCTGGCGCTCGGGCCGCCGCAGGAAGACCACCTGTGGACGCTGTACGGGCCGGACGCCGCGCAGGCCACGCTGCACCACCAGCCGCGCCTGATCACCAGCGACATGGTGGCGCTCAGGCGCGCGGCGCTGGCCGGCGTCGGCGTGGTGCAGCTGCCGACGCTGATGGTGTGCGACGAACTTGCCGCCGGCAGCCTGGTCCGCCTGCTGCCGGGCTGGGCACCGCGGCGCGAGATCATCCACGTGGTCTATCCCTCGCGCCGCGGCCTGCTGCCGGCGGTGCGGGCCCTGATCGACCACCTCGCCGCGGCGTTCCGGGCGCTGGACGAGGACTGA
- a CDS encoding TonB-dependent siderophore receptor — translation MNKTKTETRRHSSLSAARRALAPSRRLALMLLSACGAAVAQDAANPLTLPAVTVTDGATETATGPVQGYVARRSATATKTDTPLAETPQSISVITADRMRDQGVQTVQDALRYTAGVRGETYGLDSRGDWSTIRGTDPVIYLDGMQQTFGYYASSRPDPFALERIEVLKGPSSVLYGQGTVGGIVNLVSKRPLDTQQGEVQLQYGSFDRKQLAVDVTGPLDEDKTLLYRVVAIGRDSDTQVDKVGDDRYVLMPSLTWRPDSRVEWTVLANFQKDETGSTTQFLPHAGTVLPAPGGLSKIPIDVFMSEPGFDEYDTEQKSLTSLFSYKPDDTWTLRQNLRYSESEVSYQTIYPAFPPALQTNGDIDRVYWVAKPELKYWTVDHQAQADIASGRLRQTVLAGLDYQYAVTKRRWAYGAAGTLNLYNPVYGNFTPPGADDFYDDPDNTVRQTGIYVQDQLTWDERWIAVIGLRQDRAVNDTEGGETQKDTAVTKRLALMYKAANGVSPYLSYAESFQPEIGLDGYGKAFKPLRGKQYEVGVKYEPAGGRGQLSAAVYDLREKNRKSPDPTNPLNQLQTGEARVRGLELEAQLRLTPDWDLIGTYSYTDTEVLEGTNEGKRLPSVPEQMASLWTQHRFSVAGINGFRGGFGIRYIGDSWDGTDSLTTPGYTLFDAMLGYDVGRWSFALNMNNIGDKTYYTTCLARGDCFVGTRRTVVGTASYRF, via the coding sequence ATGAACAAGACCAAGACCGAAACACGCCGGCATTCGTCGCTGTCCGCCGCCCGTCGCGCGCTCGCGCCTTCCCGGCGGCTGGCGCTGATGCTGTTGTCCGCCTGCGGTGCAGCCGTCGCGCAGGACGCCGCCAATCCGCTCACGCTGCCGGCGGTGACGGTGACCGATGGCGCTACGGAGACCGCAACCGGCCCGGTGCAGGGCTACGTCGCCCGCCGCAGCGCCACCGCCACCAAGACCGACACACCGCTCGCCGAAACGCCGCAGTCGATCTCGGTGATCACCGCCGACCGCATGCGCGACCAGGGCGTGCAGACGGTGCAGGATGCGCTGCGCTATACGGCCGGCGTGCGTGGCGAAACCTACGGTCTGGACAGCCGCGGCGACTGGTCGACCATCCGTGGCACCGACCCGGTGATCTACCTTGACGGCATGCAGCAGACCTTCGGCTATTACGCCAGTTCGCGGCCCGATCCCTTTGCACTGGAGCGCATCGAGGTGCTGAAAGGGCCGTCGTCGGTGCTGTACGGCCAGGGCACGGTGGGCGGCATCGTCAATCTGGTGAGCAAGCGCCCGCTGGATACGCAGCAGGGCGAGGTGCAGCTGCAGTACGGCAGCTTCGACCGCAAGCAGCTGGCGGTGGACGTCACCGGCCCGCTCGATGAGGACAAGACCCTGCTTTACCGCGTCGTCGCCATCGGCCGCGACAGCGATACCCAGGTCGACAAGGTCGGCGACGACCGCTACGTGCTGATGCCTTCGCTCACCTGGCGGCCGGATTCCCGCGTGGAATGGACGGTGCTCGCCAACTTCCAAAAGGACGAAACCGGCTCGACCACGCAGTTCCTGCCGCACGCCGGCACCGTGCTGCCGGCGCCCGGCGGGCTGTCCAAGATTCCGATCGATGTATTCATGAGCGAGCCCGGCTTCGACGAATACGACACCGAGCAGAAGTCGCTCACCTCGCTCTTCAGCTACAAGCCCGACGACACCTGGACCCTGCGCCAGAACCTGCGCTACTCGGAAAGCGAGGTCAGCTACCAGACCATCTACCCGGCCTTCCCGCCAGCGCTGCAGACCAACGGCGACATCGACCGGGTGTACTGGGTCGCCAAACCGGAGCTGAAGTACTGGACGGTGGACCACCAGGCGCAGGCCGACATCGCCAGCGGCCGGCTGCGCCAGACCGTGCTCGCCGGGCTCGACTACCAGTACGCCGTCACCAAGCGGCGCTGGGCCTACGGCGCGGCCGGCACGCTCAACCTCTACAACCCGGTGTATGGCAACTTCACCCCGCCGGGCGCCGACGACTTCTATGACGACCCGGACAACACCGTGCGCCAGACCGGCATCTACGTGCAGGACCAGCTCACCTGGGACGAACGCTGGATCGCGGTGATCGGCCTGCGCCAGGACCGCGCGGTCAATGACACCGAAGGCGGTGAAACGCAGAAGGACACCGCGGTGACCAAGCGCCTGGCGCTGATGTACAAGGCGGCCAACGGCGTATCGCCCTATCTCAGCTACGCCGAGTCCTTCCAGCCGGAGATCGGTCTCGACGGTTACGGCAAGGCCTTCAAGCCGTTGCGCGGCAAGCAGTACGAGGTGGGGGTGAAGTACGAACCGGCCGGCGGGCGCGGCCAGCTCAGCGCGGCGGTGTACGACCTGCGCGAGAAGAACCGCAAGTCGCCCGACCCGACCAATCCGCTCAACCAGCTGCAGACCGGCGAAGCCCGGGTGCGCGGGCTCGAGCTGGAGGCGCAGCTGCGCCTTACGCCCGACTGGGACCTGATCGGCACCTATTCCTATACCGACACCGAGGTGCTGGAAGGGACCAACGAGGGCAAGCGCCTGCCCAGCGTGCCGGAGCAGATGGCCTCGTTGTGGACCCAGCACCGCTTCTCCGTCGCCGGCATCAACGGTTTTCGCGGCGGCTTCGGCATCCGCTACATCGGTGACAGCTGGGACGGCACCGACAGCCTGACCACGCCCGGCTACACCCTGTTCGACGCCATGCTCGGCTACGACGTCGGCCGCTGGAGCTTCGCCCTCAACATGAACAACATCGGCGACAAGACCTACTACACCACCTGCCTCGCGCGCGGCGACTGCTTCGTCGGCACCCGTCGCACCGTGGTCGGCACCGCCAGCTACAGGTTCTGA